The Pusillibacter faecalis genome has a window encoding:
- a CDS encoding DNA internalization-related competence protein ComEC/Rec2 — protein sequence MRKLAIFTGSFSLGIFLSQYLLSAVWLLPCAVGAFLFSCGRLVVPGDWGRRLLLAGVGISLAFGWNWLYMRQVQRPMEALADTEHVLTMTLCDYAVPTDYGAKATVRAEGLPGKLAYYGGAELLELRPGQSVRALVRLGSAARIRDDDITTFTSKGVFLLAYQRETLEIGEEAAPFGWPVRLGHAMQEKIGELYRGDTAGFLTAILTGDKAGLSEQASWNLSEAGLFHILAVSGMHCSFLLTLVRLLTGRHRRRLLAGVTVVLLVFYALLTGGSPSVVRACVMLIFLLAAPLLGRESDGPTSLLSALFFILLENPFAAASISLQLSFGAVAGILWLTPKLHRLLLGDRKHGKYFRFLAAGCSTTLGALVFTVPLSAYYFGTLVLISPVSNLLCLWAASLVFILGLVSVLLGFLCTPLGMLVGIVPALLTRYILAAARLLESIPYHAVYFANPYLKYWLAFLYLLFAAAYLLGPKGRRKYVLAACCGALALTVTVWLGAERFQSDLDAVVLDVGQGQSVLLSSQSSFALVDCGSGNSWYDAGQTAVHQLRSLGCWRLDYLILTHFDSDHINGAVSVLQHVSVGTLLVPEPTDITDAYLAVTEAAKERGTKIRTLETMANISLGAAICTVYPPTGGVEDNERGLAILISVGEEDLLITGDMNAAAERRLLTAYELPDLEYLVAGHHGSKFSTTDDLLDALDPETALISVGSNSYGHPAEETLRRLAEHGCTVYRTDLHGDIHLSIQQGDEHEKEQ from the coding sequence ATGCGTAAGCTGGCCATCTTCACCGGGAGCTTTTCCCTGGGGATTTTTCTGTCCCAATATCTGCTGAGCGCCGTATGGCTGCTGCCATGCGCGGTGGGAGCTTTTCTGTTCTCCTGCGGCAGGCTCGTGGTTCCCGGGGACTGGGGCCGGCGGCTGTTGCTGGCGGGGGTGGGCATCTCGCTGGCCTTTGGCTGGAACTGGCTGTATATGCGTCAGGTTCAGCGGCCTATGGAGGCCTTGGCGGACACAGAGCATGTACTGACCATGACCCTGTGCGACTATGCTGTACCCACGGACTACGGCGCAAAGGCGACTGTTCGTGCGGAGGGACTTCCTGGAAAGCTCGCCTATTATGGAGGAGCGGAACTGCTGGAGCTGCGGCCCGGGCAGAGTGTGCGGGCACTCGTGCGCCTTGGCAGCGCAGCCCGCATTCGGGATGACGATATCACCACCTTTACCTCCAAGGGGGTCTTTCTGCTGGCTTATCAGCGCGAAACCCTGGAGATTGGGGAGGAGGCTGCGCCTTTTGGGTGGCCGGTCCGCCTCGGACATGCCATGCAAGAGAAGATCGGGGAGCTTTATCGGGGGGACACCGCCGGCTTTCTCACCGCGATTTTAACCGGAGATAAGGCCGGACTTTCAGAGCAGGCGTCCTGGAATCTCTCAGAGGCAGGACTCTTTCATATCCTGGCGGTCTCAGGCATGCACTGCAGCTTTCTTCTAACGCTGGTACGGCTGCTGACAGGACGGCACCGCCGCCGTCTGCTGGCTGGGGTCACTGTGGTCTTGCTGGTGTTTTACGCATTGCTCACAGGCGGGAGCCCCTCGGTGGTGCGGGCCTGTGTAATGCTGATCTTTCTTCTGGCCGCGCCGCTGCTTGGCCGGGAGAGTGACGGTCCTACATCCTTGCTCTCCGCCCTGTTTTTCATTTTGCTGGAAAATCCCTTCGCAGCCGCATCTATCAGCCTGCAGCTGTCCTTTGGCGCGGTAGCGGGGATTCTGTGGCTGACACCAAAGCTCCATAGGCTGCTGCTTGGTGATAGAAAGCATGGGAAGTATTTTCGTTTCCTAGCAGCTGGATGCTCCACCACACTAGGTGCTCTGGTTTTTACTGTTCCGCTGTCCGCCTATTATTTTGGAACGCTGGTACTGATTTCACCTGTCAGCAACCTGCTGTGTCTGTGGGCTGCCAGTCTAGTATTCATCTTGGGGCTGGTGTCTGTTCTGCTGGGCTTTCTCTGCACACCTCTTGGGATGCTGGTGGGGATAGTCCCTGCGCTGCTGACCCGCTACATTCTGGCCGCAGCCAGACTGCTGGAAAGCATACCCTACCATGCGGTGTATTTTGCAAATCCATATTTAAAATACTGGCTGGCTTTTCTCTATCTGCTTTTTGCTGCCGCGTATCTGCTGGGCCCCAAAGGACGCAGGAAGTACGTGCTGGCGGCTTGCTGCGGTGCGCTGGCCCTGACGGTGACGGTTTGGCTGGGGGCAGAGCGCTTCCAAAGTGATCTGGATGCCGTGGTGCTGGATGTGGGCCAGGGACAGAGCGTGCTGTTATCCTCGCAGAGCTCCTTCGCCCTGGTGGACTGCGGCAGCGGCAACAGCTGGTATGATGCCGGACAAACGGCGGTACACCAACTCCGCTCCCTTGGGTGTTGGAGGCTAGACTACCTGATTCTGACCCACTTTGACAGCGACCATATCAACGGCGCGGTATCCGTGCTGCAGCATGTTTCCGTTGGCACGCTGTTGGTGCCGGAGCCAACGGATATCACAGATGCATATCTTGCCGTAACGGAAGCTGCAAAAGAGAGGGGAACCAAGATACGAACCCTGGAAACAATGGCGAATATTTCACTGGGCGCGGCCATCTGTACGGTATATCCGCCCACGGGCGGCGTGGAGGACAATGAACGTGGGCTGGCAATTTTGATTTCTGTGGGGGAGGAAGACCTGCTGATCACAGGCGACATGAACGCCGCTGCAGAGCGTAGGCTCCTCACAGCTTATGAGCTGCCGGATTTGGAATATCTGGTGGCGGGGCACCATGGCTCCAAATTCTCCACTACTGATGATCTGTTGGACGCCTTGGACCCGGAGACGGCGCTGATTAGCGTGGGGAGCAACAGCTATGGGCATCCAGCGGAGGAAACTCTGCGGCGTCTGGCGGAACACGGCTGCACCGTTTATCGCACAGACCTGCATGGGGACATTCATCTATCTATACAGCAAGGAGACGAGCATGAAAAAGAGCAATGA
- the holA gene encoding DNA polymerase III subunit delta, with amino-acid sequence MKKSNEAFEKLKRDLKEGTVRCAYIFYGEESYLREYYLGALRKALVPAGFEEFNYHRLEGKDLTVQTLAEAAEAMPMMTERTLIVVTDFDLFKLGEEQREKLIALLEDVPPYCCLVFVYDTLEYKPNRTMKKLMKALSDHVESVEFRPADSRELTAWIARRFRALDKDIDRQTAEYLIFTCGDLMTGLVPEIEKIGAYAKGKTITQKDIDAVADPVLSAEVFRLSDAVLQGQYDKAAGILGDLLKMQTEPILILAALGSQLRRIYTARMAIDSGKDKYWLMELWGMKFDYPAKALLTAAKRTTAGWCADAVRQCQVLDRRMKSEKGMDAAGELKLLLVRLGAGRK; translated from the coding sequence ATGAAAAAGAGCAATGAGGCATTTGAGAAGTTAAAGCGGGACCTGAAGGAGGGAACAGTCCGCTGCGCATACATCTTCTATGGCGAAGAGAGCTATCTGCGGGAGTATTACTTGGGGGCGCTGCGCAAGGCGCTGGTCCCTGCGGGCTTTGAGGAGTTCAATTATCACCGGCTGGAAGGAAAAGACTTGACAGTTCAGACTCTAGCTGAGGCGGCAGAGGCCATGCCCATGATGACAGAACGAACGCTAATTGTGGTGACAGATTTTGATCTCTTCAAACTGGGGGAGGAGCAGCGGGAGAAGCTGATTGCCCTTTTAGAGGACGTGCCGCCCTACTGCTGTTTGGTGTTTGTATACGACACCCTGGAATACAAGCCCAACCGCACCATGAAAAAGCTGATGAAGGCGTTGAGCGACCATGTGGAGAGCGTGGAGTTCCGCCCTGCCGACAGCCGTGAGCTGACGGCCTGGATTGCCCGGCGCTTCCGGGCGCTGGACAAGGATATTGACCGGCAGACGGCAGAATACCTGATCTTTACCTGCGGGGACCTGATGACGGGATTAGTGCCGGAGATTGAAAAGATTGGAGCCTATGCAAAGGGAAAGACCATTACACAAAAGGATATTGATGCTGTAGCAGACCCGGTGTTATCCGCAGAGGTATTCCGCCTCTCGGACGCAGTGCTGCAGGGACAATATGACAAGGCGGCTGGAATTTTAGGCGACCTTTTAAAAATGCAGACGGAGCCGATTTTGATTCTGGCGGCACTGGGCAGCCAGCTTCGCCGCATCTACACGGCTCGGATGGCCATCGACAGCGGTAAGGACAAATACTGGCTGATGGAACTATGGGGCATGAAATTCGACTATCCGGCCAAGGCGCTGCTTACTGCGGCCAAGCGAACCACTGCCGGATGGTGTGCCGACGCAGTGCGGCAGTGCCAGGTGCTGGACCGGAGGATGAAGAGTGAAAAGGGAATGGATGCGGCCGGGGAGCTGAAACTCCTGCTGGTGCGGCTGGGAGCTGGACGGAAATGA
- a CDS encoding toprim domain-containing protein, producing the protein MKRIQEVIVVEGRYDKNTLSQVVEAAVVTLEGFSIFHNKEKLAFLRRLAKERGLILLTDSDGAGFVIRNYLKGAIPREWVKHAYIPDVAGKERRKRTPGKEGKLGVEGMRPEVLLEALRRSGATFLDEAAEHPKRGGITKGDLYEWGLAGGAGSAEKRKALLKRLDLPEHLTANGMLEALNLLYDRESLARMLQE; encoded by the coding sequence ATGAAACGGATTCAAGAGGTCATTGTGGTGGAGGGACGGTACGATAAGAACACCCTCTCTCAGGTGGTGGAGGCCGCCGTCGTTACTTTAGAAGGTTTCTCCATCTTTCACAACAAGGAGAAGCTTGCCTTCCTGCGACGCCTTGCGAAGGAGCGGGGGTTGATCCTGCTCACGGACAGCGACGGTGCTGGCTTTGTCATCCGAAACTATCTGAAAGGGGCTATCCCCAGAGAATGGGTAAAGCATGCCTATATTCCGGATGTTGCGGGAAAGGAACGCCGCAAGCGCACCCCCGGAAAGGAGGGAAAGCTGGGGGTGGAGGGCATGCGTCCGGAGGTGTTGCTGGAGGCTTTGCGACGCAGCGGAGCCACATTTCTGGACGAGGCAGCAGAGCATCCGAAAAGAGGGGGCATTACCAAGGGAGACCTTTATGAATGGGGGCTTGCCGGCGGTGCGGGCAGCGCGGAAAAGCGCAAAGCTCTGCTGAAAAGGCTGGACCTGCCGGAGCATCTGACCGCCAATGGGATGCTGGAAGCACTCAACCTGCTCTACGACCGGGAATCGCTTGCGCGAATGCTACAGGAGTAA
- a CDS encoding DUF6514 family protein, with protein MRKLLVGAAECKGAPIHYYLLVETLENGVETYGVLVEYLTQRTEVPGITVFRRRAEALLELLRRGRVTPVTVRDVMEDWLLI; from the coding sequence TTGCGAAAACTGCTTGTGGGAGCTGCGGAGTGCAAAGGGGCTCCCATTCATTACTATTTGCTTGTGGAGACGTTGGAAAACGGAGTGGAGACCTACGGTGTTCTGGTGGAGTACCTGACGCAGCGGACAGAGGTCCCCGGCATTACCGTTTTCCGCCGGCGGGCCGAGGCATTGCTGGAGCTTTTGCGGCGGGGAAGGGTCACGCCGGTGACAGTCCGGGACGTGATGGAGGATTGGCTGCTGATTTGA
- a CDS encoding glutamine--tRNA ligase/YqeY domain fusion protein has translation MTDEIKTMQEEPAESRNFIHAFIEEDIAPGGQFAGMTVHTRFPPEPNGYLHIGHCKALTIDFGTAEKYGGLCNLRMDDTNPTKEDEEFVEAIKEDIHWLGFDWGDRFFYGSDYFEEDYRQAVGLIKKGLAYVCQLTPEEFKEYRGSIGVPAKSPYRDRPMEESLDLFERMKNGEFPNGAMTLRAKIDLASGNFNMRDPVIYRINHLPHHRHGNKWCIYPMYDFAHPIQDALEGITHSLCSLEFEAHRPLYNWVVEHCDLPAKPRQIEFARLGIDHTVMSKRKLRRLVEEGKVSGWDDPRMPTLCGLRRRGYTPKAIRNFCERIGVAKSANVVEYGFLEHCLREDLNETAQRVMAVTRPVRLTITNYPEGKTETVTVENNPVDPNSGTREVAFSGHLWIEADDFLETPVPKYKRLFPGGPECRLKGAYLITCTGCVKDAEGNVVEVLCEYDPDSRGGDPADGRKVKGATIHWVDAATAVDAEVRLYENLFTDPDPDGADQDFMECLNPESLEVLTGCKVEAGLASAEAPASFQFMRLGYFCLDNRDSKPGHLVFNRSVSLKDSFKSAK, from the coding sequence ATGACTGACGAGATCAAAACCATGCAGGAGGAGCCCGCGGAGAGCCGAAATTTCATCCATGCCTTTATTGAGGAGGATATCGCCCCTGGCGGCCAATTTGCCGGCATGACGGTTCATACCCGTTTTCCGCCAGAGCCAAACGGCTATTTGCATATTGGCCACTGTAAGGCGCTGACCATCGACTTTGGCACGGCGGAAAAATATGGCGGCCTTTGTAATCTGCGGATGGATGATACCAACCCCACCAAAGAGGACGAGGAGTTTGTGGAGGCCATCAAGGAGGATATCCACTGGCTGGGCTTTGACTGGGGAGACCGGTTTTTCTATGGCTCTGATTATTTTGAAGAGGACTACCGCCAGGCAGTGGGCCTGATCAAAAAAGGCTTGGCCTATGTCTGCCAGCTCACGCCGGAGGAGTTTAAGGAGTATCGGGGCAGTATCGGTGTGCCCGCGAAGAGCCCCTATCGGGACCGGCCTATGGAGGAGAGTCTGGACCTGTTCGAGCGGATGAAAAACGGTGAGTTCCCCAATGGCGCTATGACGCTCCGGGCTAAGATCGATCTGGCATCCGGTAACTTTAATATGCGGGACCCGGTGATCTATCGTATCAACCACCTTCCCCATCACCGCCATGGCAACAAGTGGTGCATCTATCCCATGTACGATTTTGCCCACCCGATCCAGGACGCGCTGGAGGGCATCACCCACAGCCTCTGCTCGCTGGAGTTTGAGGCCCACCGCCCCTTGTACAACTGGGTGGTGGAGCACTGCGATCTGCCTGCGAAGCCCCGGCAGATTGAGTTTGCACGTCTTGGCATTGACCACACGGTGATGAGCAAGCGCAAGCTCCGGCGCCTGGTGGAGGAGGGGAAGGTCTCCGGCTGGGATGATCCGCGGATGCCAACCCTCTGTGGACTCCGGCGCCGTGGGTATACGCCCAAGGCCATCCGAAATTTCTGTGAGCGCATCGGTGTTGCAAAATCCGCCAACGTGGTGGAGTATGGCTTTTTGGAGCACTGCCTGCGGGAGGATTTGAACGAAACCGCCCAGCGGGTGATGGCCGTCACCCGGCCGGTAAGGCTGACGATTACCAATTATCCGGAAGGGAAGACGGAGACTGTCACGGTGGAGAATAACCCCGTGGACCCGAATTCCGGCACCCGGGAGGTGGCTTTTTCCGGCCACCTCTGGATTGAGGCGGATGACTTCCTGGAGACCCCTGTGCCCAAGTATAAGCGCCTGTTCCCTGGCGGGCCTGAGTGCCGCCTGAAGGGGGCCTATCTTATTACCTGTACAGGCTGCGTTAAGGACGCGGAGGGAAATGTGGTGGAGGTCCTCTGTGAATATGACCCTGACAGCCGGGGCGGAGACCCCGCCGACGGCCGGAAGGTGAAAGGAGCCACAATTCACTGGGTGGACGCGGCTACCGCCGTGGATGCGGAGGTGCGGCTGTATGAGAATCTCTTCACGGACCCGGACCCTGATGGGGCTGATCAGGACTTTATGGAGTGCTTAAATCCAGAATCTCTGGAAGTCCTCACCGGCTGCAAGGTGGAGGCGGGTCTGGCAAGCGCCGAGGCGCCTGCCAGCTTCCAGTTTATGCGGCTGGGCTATTTCTGTCTGGACAACCGGGATTCCAAACCCGGACACCTGGTATTCAACCGGAGCGTCAGCTTAAAGGATAGCTTCAAGAGCGCAAAGTAA
- a CDS encoding PaaI family thioesterase: MDFQKLTEYRNQQNRFAQRIGMALEEIRPGYARVVKTVDADDANPLGVPHGGVYFSMSDNACGSAMASYGYMAVTLNASYQFFRSARVGDHLTAEAREIKHGKTVSVYEARVTNQDGILLGTGTFTFFQLDQKIEL; encoded by the coding sequence ATGGACTTTCAAAAACTCACAGAGTACCGCAACCAGCAGAATCGCTTTGCCCAGCGCATAGGCATGGCACTAGAGGAGATCCGCCCCGGCTATGCCCGGGTGGTAAAGACTGTAGACGCGGATGACGCTAATCCTTTGGGGGTTCCCCATGGAGGCGTGTACTTCTCCATGTCGGACAATGCCTGTGGCTCTGCTATGGCCTCCTATGGCTATATGGCGGTCACGTTAAACGCTTCCTATCAATTCTTCCGCAGCGCCCGTGTTGGAGACCATCTCACCGCCGAAGCCAGGGAGATCAAGCATGGGAAAACCGTCTCCGTCTATGAAGCCCGCGTCACTAACCAGGACGGTATACTCTTGGGTACCGGGACTTTTACATTCTTCCAGTTGGACCAGAAAATTGAGCTATAA
- a CDS encoding carbohydrate-binding domain-containing protein encodes MVHITQPGTYVLSGELSAGQIAVDLGEGAETDPEAVVTLVLDGVDITCTVAPAVMFYRVYECGSTDGDAASWEVDTSAAGANIMIADGTENTIRGSYVARIYDPESVTLSEDGTEVEDAKKLHKYDGAFYSRMSMNVSGGAAGTGVLNIYGENEGLDTELHLTIQSGVINIFSGNDGINTNEDGVSVTTINGGALSIQVTGETGEGDGIDSNGYLVINGGTVTAAACSQSADAGLDADKGILINGGTVTASGNMLDNIETGGQNYAVFSFTSRQSGGTYRLKDNSGGTVLEWTPTNDFTSLLVSSPELAPGEYTLWCGEVQLAGSAGQGDGHPDGRPGGAEDGDIPEPSDNGVEAPPENAGTERPEFSQRPEQAGEEVPAGERPQHPGNGELSEPLDGERASKRSEVFTIQEGASFFQSIAPLTE; translated from the coding sequence GTGGTTCACATCACTCAGCCTGGCACTTATGTTCTCAGCGGTGAGCTCTCTGCAGGACAGATCGCCGTGGATTTGGGGGAAGGCGCGGAAACGGACCCAGAGGCTGTCGTTACCCTGGTCCTTGACGGTGTTGACATCACCTGTACTGTGGCACCCGCTGTGATGTTCTACCGCGTCTACGAGTGCGGCTCCACCGATGGAGACGCGGCCTCCTGGGAGGTAGATACCTCCGCAGCCGGCGCTAACATCATGATTGCCGACGGCACAGAGAATACCATCCGGGGGTCCTATGTCGCGCGGATTTATGATCCGGAGAGCGTCACACTCAGTGAGGACGGAACGGAGGTAGAAGACGCGAAAAAGCTTCATAAGTATGATGGCGCGTTTTACTCCAGAATGTCTATGAATGTCAGCGGCGGCGCGGCGGGCACCGGTGTACTGAACATTTATGGGGAGAACGAGGGGCTGGACACGGAGCTGCACCTGACGATTCAAAGCGGTGTTATCAACATCTTCTCGGGAAACGACGGCATCAACACCAATGAGGACGGCGTGTCCGTCACCACCATTAACGGCGGCGCTCTCTCCATTCAGGTCACCGGCGAGACCGGGGAGGGGGACGGTATTGACTCCAACGGCTACCTGGTAATCAACGGCGGAACCGTGACCGCGGCGGCCTGCTCCCAGAGCGCGGACGCGGGACTGGACGCGGATAAGGGGATTCTCATCAACGGCGGCACGGTGACGGCCTCCGGCAACATGCTGGACAACATTGAGACTGGAGGCCAGAATTATGCGGTGTTCTCCTTTACTTCCCGTCAGAGCGGCGGCACCTATAGGCTGAAAGACAACAGCGGAGGGACGGTGCTGGAGTGGACGCCCACCAACGACTTCACTTCCTTATTAGTATCCAGCCCGGAGCTTGCCCCAGGAGAATACACGCTTTGGTGCGGCGAGGTTCAGTTGGCCGGCAGTGCCGGACAGGGAGACGGTCATCCAGACGGTCGGCCGGGTGGAGCGGAGGACGGTGACATACCAGAGCCTTCGGACAATGGTGTGGAGGCTCCGCCGGAGAATGCCGGGACAGAGAGGCCGGAGTTCTCCCAGCGCCCGGAGCAGGCCGGAGAAGAGGTACCGGCAGGGGAGAGGCCCCAACACCCGGGGAACGGTGAACTCAGCGAGCCCCTTGACGGCGAGAGAGCGTCAAAACGTTCCGAAGTGTTCACCATACAGGAGGGCGCTTCGTTTTTTCAGAGCATCGCACCTCTGACGGAGTGA
- the sigG gene encoding RNA polymerase sporulation sigma factor SigG codes for MQGKVEIAGVNTAKLKVLKNDETMELLRQTKEGNQEARQALIEGNLRLVLSVIQRFASRGENADDLFQVGCVGLIKAIDNFDITQPVRFSTYGVPMIIGEIRRYLRDNSAIRVSRSMRDTAYRVLQVRDRLIAESQREPTVEQIAKELGIPREEVVFAMDAIVDPVSLYEPVYSDGGDTTCVMDQIGDTKNTDENWTDRIALKDALARLDERERRILSLRFYEGKTQMEVSAEVGISQAQVSRLEKGAINTIKKNI; via the coding sequence ATGCAGGGAAAAGTCGAAATCGCAGGCGTCAACACCGCAAAGCTGAAGGTTCTGAAAAACGACGAGACTATGGAGCTGCTGCGCCAGACCAAAGAGGGAAATCAAGAGGCCCGTCAGGCTCTGATCGAAGGGAACTTGAGACTGGTGCTATCGGTAATTCAGCGCTTTGCCAGCCGTGGAGAGAACGCGGACGACCTGTTTCAGGTGGGCTGCGTGGGCTTGATTAAGGCCATTGACAATTTTGATATCACGCAGCCGGTGCGCTTTTCCACCTATGGCGTCCCAATGATCATCGGTGAAATCCGCCGTTATCTCCGAGACAACAGCGCCATCCGGGTCTCCCGCTCCATGCGGGATACCGCCTATCGGGTCCTGCAGGTGCGGGACAGGCTCATTGCCGAAAGCCAGCGGGAGCCTACCGTGGAGCAGATTGCCAAGGAGCTAGGGATTCCCCGGGAGGAGGTGGTGTTTGCCATGGACGCCATCGTAGACCCAGTATCCTTATACGAGCCGGTCTACTCCGATGGAGGCGATACCACCTGTGTCATGGACCAAATCGGCGACACGAAAAACACCGACGAAAACTGGACGGACCGCATCGCCCTGAAGGACGCTCTGGCCCGGCTGGACGAGCGGGAGCGGCGCATCCTGTCCCTGCGGTTCTACGAGGGAAAGACGCAGATGGAGGTCTCCGCCGAGGTCGGCATCTCGCAGGCGCAGGTATCTCGCCTGGAAAAGGGCGCGATCAACACCATCAAGAAAAATATATAA
- a CDS encoding YlmC/YmxH family sporulation protein, translating to MQCRIQDLRRKEVINICDGCRLGYVADVDIRIPEGQVVAIVVYGPCRFFGLFGRGEEYYIPWECIQRIGDDIILIDKPFQRRDPTLDRKRRKRF from the coding sequence ATGCAGTGCAGAATCCAGGACTTGCGGCGAAAAGAAGTGATCAATATTTGTGACGGCTGCCGGCTGGGATATGTGGCGGATGTAGATATCCGCATACCGGAAGGACAGGTGGTTGCCATTGTCGTTTACGGCCCCTGCCGCTTTTTCGGACTCTTCGGCAGAGGAGAGGAGTACTACATCCCCTGGGAGTGCATCCAGCGGATTGGGGACGATATTATTTTAATCGACAAGCCTTTTCAGCGCCGGGACCCAACTCTGGATCGAAAGCGGCGCAAACGATTTTAA
- a CDS encoding DUF4261 domain-containing protein, with the protein MENLSGTKVPILTKEDLESLEEMCGTTSGYFYKMLDYLDERVRDGVRRGLFTQEQAEEDLELALWYAYACNNLDEYRFYYRAAQWMPASRPQAESARSGVWYYRYACALMYCGRLEEARETAEAGVALDPEYPWGWLEVGKLRAHFQDQAGALDAVRRGLALVPGDYEFTTLRREIEEGRTLEEMEFHWIDPDCDSRLQSGETDAAEISDKRLSVSGICCDRSNLAALKEALHLTGWEADAPYCTCTIPYQGRTLTGRFFLNEAACSKLPLVWVQELVWRLPELDRRGRTFLAAQAGLSTDGLEFQWFAVQPDRVLRLCYQRESSQQIVYFEPDFSLREEAGQPALERPDGGTFLAFVLLEEPVWDVDQFRQDLRDEWGIPCLTEVQKNDADGSSTLVFEVGGLMAAVSLYPFPVPRGEAEENAARNYLWPEAEETVKRHRGQILVSVLSRDQDPRDAGSLQVQLVRTACKQAGVLGIYANGTVYQPEFYHEAADAMSEELPLLNLVWLGLYRREGGLCGYTDGLQSFGKDEIEVLDTDAAPGALRSFLFDLAGYVVTEDVILHDGETLGFTEDQRLPITRSTGVWHDGMTLKISYPADTPNLFA; encoded by the coding sequence ATGGAAAACCTGTCGGGCACAAAGGTGCCCATTCTTACAAAAGAGGATCTTGAGTCCCTGGAAGAAATGTGCGGCACGACATCCGGCTATTTTTATAAAATGCTGGATTACCTGGACGAGCGGGTACGGGATGGCGTGCGCCGGGGACTCTTTACACAGGAACAGGCGGAGGAAGACCTGGAGTTGGCACTCTGGTATGCCTATGCCTGCAACAACTTGGATGAATACAGATTTTATTACCGGGCAGCCCAGTGGATGCCAGCCTCGCGTCCTCAGGCAGAGTCGGCGCGGAGTGGTGTCTGGTACTACCGCTACGCCTGCGCCTTGATGTACTGCGGTCGTCTGGAAGAAGCGCGGGAGACTGCGGAGGCCGGCGTTGCTCTGGACCCGGAATACCCCTGGGGATGGCTGGAAGTCGGCAAGCTCCGGGCCCATTTTCAGGACCAGGCGGGTGCTCTGGATGCGGTCCGGCGGGGTCTCGCCCTGGTGCCAGGCGACTATGAGTTCACCACCCTCCGCCGTGAAATTGAGGAGGGGCGCACTCTGGAGGAGATGGAGTTTCACTGGATTGATCCGGACTGTGACAGCCGGCTCCAGTCCGGAGAGACGGACGCGGCCGAGATATCTGATAAGCGTTTGTCGGTGTCTGGCATCTGTTGTGACCGCAGCAATCTGGCAGCGCTGAAAGAAGCCCTCCACCTCACGGGCTGGGAAGCGGATGCCCCATACTGTACCTGTACAATCCCCTATCAAGGCCGGACGCTGACAGGCCGGTTTTTTCTGAATGAGGCAGCCTGTTCCAAGCTGCCTCTGGTTTGGGTGCAGGAGCTTGTGTGGCGGCTGCCGGAGCTGGATCGACGGGGACGGACATTCCTGGCCGCCCAGGCGGGGCTTTCGACAGACGGCCTGGAATTTCAGTGGTTTGCTGTCCAGCCCGACCGGGTTCTCCGGCTTTGCTACCAGCGGGAGAGCTCTCAGCAGATCGTCTATTTTGAGCCGGACTTCTCCCTGCGGGAGGAGGCGGGCCAGCCTGCCCTGGAGCGTCCGGATGGCGGCACCTTTCTGGCTTTCGTTCTGTTAGAGGAGCCTGTATGGGATGTGGATCAATTTCGCCAAGACCTGCGAGACGAGTGGGGAATCCCCTGTCTTACCGAGGTACAGAAGAATGATGCGGATGGCTCCAGTACCCTTGTATTTGAGGTAGGCGGGCTGATGGCCGCCGTCAGTCTTTACCCCTTCCCGGTGCCCCGGGGCGAGGCAGAGGAAAACGCTGCCCGTAACTACCTTTGGCCGGAAGCGGAAGAGACCGTTAAACGCCACCGCGGTCAAATTCTGGTTTCTGTCCTCTCCAGAGACCAGGACCCCAGAGACGCCGGATCTCTCCAGGTACAGCTGGTTCGTACCGCCTGCAAGCAGGCGGGTGTGCTGGGCATTTATGCAAACGGCACCGTGTATCAGCCGGAATTTTATCACGAGGCCGCAGATGCCATGTCAGAGGAGCTTCCTCTTTTAAACCTGGTTTGGCTGGGCCTATACCGCAGGGAAGGCGGACTGTGCGGCTATACCGACGGCCTGCAGTCCTTTGGAAAAGATGAAATTGAGGTGTTGGACACAGATGCCGCCCCCGGTGCCCTGCGAAGCTTTCTATTTGATCTGGCGGGATATGTTGTGACGGAGGATGTGATCCTGCACGACGGAGAAACCCTTGGTTTTACGGAAGATCAGCGGCTGCCTATCACCCGCAGCACCGGCGTGTGGCACGATGGGATGACCTTGAAAATCAGCTATCCGGCAGACACCCCAAATCTCTTTGCATGA